The Paraburkholderia acidisoli genome contains a region encoding:
- a CDS encoding glycerate kinase: protein MPNTSPDAPVVVIAPDSFKGSLSADGVAAAIAEGIRRVRPDADIRIRPMADGGEGTLDAMLSVGGERRVMNVEGAARARRDATVGLLHDGSAIVETAEIVGITDPVGMGAPVTARSTRGMGEAIRALLDEGVRRFYVALGGSSTNDGGAGLLAGLGLALFDADGRALEPTPEALARVARVDVSGLDARLAQASFVGMSDVDNPLTGDHGATAVFGPQKGVTPDQVATIDAALGRFADLLEAALGRRVRDEAGSGAAGGLGFALRMLGASFEPGAEVVARTIGLDEALTGANWLITGEGRSDVQTLHGKAPFIACRHAAAARVPATLLSGAVDAAALPRLAEHFAGCFSPAPGPITLDTAIRDAARLLANEAEQLARLKYA, encoded by the coding sequence ATGCCGAACACGTCGCCCGACGCTCCCGTTGTCGTCATTGCTCCTGATTCTTTCAAAGGCTCGCTGAGCGCGGACGGGGTCGCCGCCGCGATCGCCGAAGGCATTCGCCGTGTGCGCCCCGACGCCGACATCCGCATTCGCCCGATGGCCGACGGCGGCGAAGGCACGCTCGACGCCATGCTTTCCGTGGGCGGCGAGCGCCGCGTCATGAACGTCGAAGGCGCCGCGCGCGCGCGCCGCGACGCCACGGTCGGTCTGCTCCACGACGGCAGCGCGATCGTCGAGACGGCCGAAATCGTCGGCATCACGGATCCCGTGGGCATGGGCGCGCCGGTCACGGCGCGCAGCACGCGCGGCATGGGCGAAGCGATTCGCGCGCTGCTCGACGAAGGCGTGCGGCGTTTCTACGTGGCGCTCGGCGGCAGCAGCACCAACGACGGCGGCGCGGGTCTGCTCGCGGGCCTTGGCCTCGCCCTCTTCGACGCCGACGGTCGCGCGCTCGAACCCACGCCCGAAGCGCTCGCGCGCGTGGCGCGCGTGGACGTGTCGGGCCTCGACGCCCGCCTCGCGCAAGCGAGCTTCGTCGGCATGTCCGACGTCGACAATCCGCTCACCGGCGACCACGGCGCCACCGCCGTGTTCGGCCCGCAAAAAGGCGTGACGCCCGACCAGGTCGCAACGATCGACGCCGCGCTCGGCCGCTTCGCCGATCTGCTCGAAGCCGCGCTCGGCCGTCGCGTGCGCGACGAAGCGGGCTCGGGCGCGGCGGGCGGTCTCGGCTTCGCGTTGCGCATGCTCGGCGCGAGCTTCGAACCGGGCGCCGAAGTGGTTGCGCGCACCATCGGTCTGGACGAAGCGCTCACGGGCGCCAACTGGCTCATCACGGGCGAAGGCCGCTCCGACGTGCAGACGCTGCACGGCAAGGCGCCTTTCATCGCCTGCCGCCACGCGGCGGCCGCGCGCGTGCCGGCCACGCTGCTCTCGGGCGCGGTCGACGCCGCCGCGTTGCCGCGTCTGGCCGAGCACTTCGCCGGCTGCTTCTCGCCGGCGCCCGGCCCCATCACGCTCGACACGGCAATCCGCGACGCCGCGCGCCTGCTCGCGAACGAAGCCGAACAACTGGCGCGGCTCAAGTACGCCTGA
- the tig gene encoding trigger factor — MANVVENLGKLERRVTISLPKDAVQKEVDSRIRQLSKTVRMPGFRPGKVPLKMVAQQYSGQVEAEVLSDKVGKEFFDISRAENLRVAGQPSFAPKAEAAESDYAFDATFEVYPEVKLGDVATAEIERTTTDITEAEIDRTLDILRKQRVHFHARGEAGEHGDGGADTAAKEGDRVTVDFVGKIDDVAFPGGSAEGFAFVLGEGRMLPEFEKAALGLKQGEQREFDLTFPEDYHGKDVAGKTAKFTITMQQIEWPHLPEIDAEFAKSLGIADGDLTKMRGEIKDNLEREAKRRTQAIVKNQVMDALLKIAELDVPNALVEQDQERLVEMARADLAQRGVPNAKDAPIPAEMFKEQAERRVKLGLVLAELVKANGLEAKPEQIRAEVDEFAKSYEDPKEVVRWYYSNQQRLAEMEAYVVEANVVDFVLGKAKVTDKQVSFEELASATAQA; from the coding sequence ATGGCTAACGTTGTTGAGAACCTCGGCAAGCTCGAACGCCGCGTGACGATTTCCCTGCCGAAGGATGCCGTGCAGAAAGAAGTCGATTCGCGCATTCGCCAACTCTCGAAGACCGTGCGTATGCCGGGCTTCCGCCCGGGCAAGGTGCCGCTCAAGATGGTCGCGCAGCAGTACTCGGGCCAGGTCGAGGCCGAAGTCCTGAGCGACAAGGTCGGCAAGGAATTCTTCGACATCAGCCGCGCCGAAAACCTGCGCGTCGCGGGTCAGCCGAGCTTCGCGCCGAAGGCCGAAGCCGCTGAAAGCGACTACGCGTTCGACGCGACCTTCGAGGTGTATCCGGAAGTGAAGCTCGGCGACGTCGCCACGGCCGAAATCGAGCGCACGACCACCGACATCACCGAAGCCGAAATCGACCGCACGCTGGACATCCTGCGCAAGCAGCGCGTGCATTTCCACGCACGCGGCGAAGCGGGCGAGCACGGTGACGGCGGCGCCGACACCGCAGCGAAGGAAGGCGACCGCGTGACGGTCGACTTCGTCGGCAAGATCGACGACGTCGCATTCCCGGGCGGCAGCGCGGAAGGCTTCGCGTTCGTGCTCGGCGAAGGCCGCATGCTGCCGGAATTCGAAAAGGCCGCACTGGGCCTGAAGCAAGGCGAGCAGCGCGAATTCGACCTGACGTTCCCCGAGGACTACCACGGTAAGGACGTCGCCGGTAAGACCGCGAAGTTCACGATCACGATGCAGCAGATCGAGTGGCCGCACCTGCCGGAAATCGACGCGGAATTCGCGAAGTCGCTCGGCATTGCCGACGGCGATCTCACGAAGATGCGCGGCGAAATCAAGGACAACCTCGAGCGCGAAGCGAAGCGTCGCACGCAGGCCATCGTCAAGAACCAGGTGATGGACGCGCTGCTCAAGATCGCCGAACTCGACGTGCCGAACGCACTGGTCGAGCAGGATCAGGAGCGCCTCGTCGAAATGGCGCGCGCCGACCTCGCGCAACGCGGTGTGCCGAACGCCAAGGACGCGCCGATCCCGGCCGAAATGTTCAAGGAACAAGCCGAGCGCCGCGTGAAGCTGGGCCTCGTGCTGGCCGAACTCGTGAAGGCCAACGGCCTCGAGGCGAAGCCGGAACAGATCCGCGCGGAAGTCGACGAATTCGCGAAAAGCTACGAAGACCCGAAGGAAGTCGTGCGCTGGTATTATTCCAACCAGCAGCGCCTGGCCGAAATGGAAGCCTACGTCGTCGAAGCGAACGTCGTGGATTTCGTGCTCGGCAAGGCCAAGGTAACGGACAAGCAAGTTAGCTTCGAAGAACTGGCAAGCGCCACGGCGCAGGCTTAA
- a CDS encoding DUF1501 domain-containing protein — protein sequence MKRREFLTAGAMAATSLWLPGVARAQGVAHRSAGAGYGNLLILVELKGGNDGLNTVIPYADPLYRSYRQNIGIAREQVVQLDERTALHPSLAPLMPMWRAHELAIVQGVSYAQPNLSHFRSIEIWDTASRSDEYLREGWLTRAFANAPVPRGFAADALVLGSAEMGPLSNGARAIALVNPAQFARASRFVTPVALQERNPALAHILDVENDIVHAADQLRPRAGAYGLKTSFPQGAFGASIKTAMQALASGDTAQGAPIPDKGVAAIRLTLNGFDTHQNQPQRHADLLHQFADGMVAMRAALVELGRWDRTLIVTYAEFGRRVRENQSRGTDHGTAAAHFVAGGRVAGGLYGEAPQLARLDGNGNLPVSVDFRQIYATVLGPWWGLDTQAVLQQRFAPLPLLRA from the coding sequence ATGAAACGACGCGAGTTTCTCACCGCCGGCGCCATGGCCGCGACCTCGCTGTGGCTGCCGGGCGTGGCGCGTGCCCAGGGCGTTGCGCATCGGAGCGCAGGTGCGGGCTACGGCAATCTGCTGATCCTCGTCGAACTCAAGGGTGGCAACGACGGCCTGAATACCGTGATTCCGTATGCCGATCCGCTGTATCGCAGCTATCGGCAAAACATCGGCATCGCGCGCGAGCAGGTCGTGCAACTCGACGAGCGCACGGCGCTGCATCCGTCGCTCGCACCGCTCATGCCGATGTGGCGCGCGCACGAACTCGCGATCGTGCAGGGCGTGAGCTACGCGCAGCCCAATCTCTCGCATTTCCGCTCGATCGAGATCTGGGACACGGCCTCGCGCTCCGACGAATATCTGCGCGAAGGCTGGCTCACGCGCGCGTTCGCGAACGCGCCGGTGCCGCGCGGTTTCGCCGCCGATGCCCTCGTGCTCGGCAGCGCCGAGATGGGTCCGCTCTCGAACGGCGCCCGCGCCATCGCCCTCGTGAATCCCGCGCAGTTTGCGCGCGCCTCGCGCTTCGTCACGCCGGTCGCGTTGCAGGAGCGCAATCCCGCGCTCGCGCATATTCTCGACGTCGAGAACGACATCGTGCACGCCGCCGATCAACTGCGTCCGCGTGCCGGCGCGTATGGGTTGAAAACGTCGTTTCCGCAGGGCGCGTTCGGCGCGTCGATCAAGACCGCGATGCAGGCGCTCGCGTCGGGCGACACGGCCCAGGGCGCGCCGATACCCGACAAGGGCGTCGCGGCGATCCGCCTCACGCTCAACGGTTTCGACACGCACCAGAACCAGCCGCAACGTCACGCCGACCTGCTGCACCAGTTCGCCGACGGCATGGTCGCGATGCGCGCCGCGCTGGTCGAACTCGGGCGCTGGGATCGCACGCTCATCGTCACGTATGCGGAGTTCGGGCGGCGCGTGCGCGAGAACCAGAGCCGCGGCACCGATCACGGCACGGCGGCCGCGCATTTCGTTGCGGGCGGGCGCGTGGCGGGTGGACTCTACGGCGAAGCGCCACAACTCGCGCGGCTCGATGGCAATGGCAATTTGCCCGTGAGCGTCGATTTTCGGCAGATCTACGCGACCGTGCTCGGCCCGTGGTGGGGTCTCGACACGCAGGCGGTCCTGCAGCAGCGTTTCGCACCGCTGCCGTTGCTGCGCGCGTGA
- a CDS encoding MarR family winged helix-turn-helix transcriptional regulator — translation MKASKGGLEQFLTYRLHVLNKLSERGASERYQSKLGITLPEARLIAAVGAFGPFSVMELARHASLDKSQASRAAEALMRRGLLSRETSEQDGRLVLVSLTADGRELYRKVMPVARKWNVDLFASLDESERDALARALDKVIEAIHAEH, via the coding sequence ATGAAGGCCAGCAAAGGCGGACTCGAGCAATTCCTGACCTATCGGCTGCATGTCCTCAACAAGCTCTCCGAACGGGGCGCGAGCGAACGTTATCAGTCGAAGCTCGGCATCACGCTGCCCGAGGCGCGGCTCATCGCGGCGGTCGGCGCTTTCGGTCCGTTTTCCGTGATGGAGCTCGCGCGTCACGCGAGTCTCGACAAGAGCCAGGCGAGCCGCGCGGCGGAAGCGCTGATGCGCCGTGGCTTGCTGAGCCGCGAGACGAGCGAGCAGGACGGCCGCCTCGTGCTCGTCTCGCTCACCGCCGACGGCCGCGAGCTGTATCGCAAGGTCATGCCGGTCGCACGCAAATGGAACGTGGACCTGTTCGCGAGTCTCGACGAGAGCGAACGCGACGCGCTCGCCCGTGCGCTCGACAAGGTCATCGAGGCGATCCACGCGGAACACTGA
- a CDS encoding squalene/phytoene synthase family protein produces MNFDDYCQQKAAPPGSSTYYALRQASAARQPLLTALFALRRELEETAKETSDPTVGRTKLAWWQKELAALAAGTPSHPVTKALASHLHDAGATYPEFHADLQALLAGFEMDFEQARYLDLPNLRRYLNGVGGMFATLVAKLSARNEAERSDAARWAAPLGTALVMAQFVPELGNDARHGRIYVPIDELQRYNVTAADLINRRYSPEFTELMQFQTARAREAVHAALDAMPAAARRDQRCLRALAALELALLDEVEREQFQVLHQQIALTPIRKLWIAWRAARRA; encoded by the coding sequence GTGAATTTCGACGATTACTGCCAGCAAAAGGCGGCGCCTCCCGGATCGAGCACTTACTACGCGCTGCGCCAGGCGAGCGCGGCGCGCCAGCCGCTTTTGACCGCCCTTTTCGCGCTGCGCCGCGAACTCGAAGAGACCGCCAAGGAAACCAGCGATCCTACCGTGGGCCGCACGAAGCTCGCCTGGTGGCAGAAAGAACTGGCCGCGCTCGCCGCCGGCACGCCCTCGCATCCGGTCACAAAGGCGCTCGCCAGTCATCTGCACGATGCCGGTGCGACCTATCCCGAATTTCACGCCGATTTGCAGGCGCTACTCGCGGGCTTCGAAATGGATTTCGAGCAGGCGCGCTATCTCGATCTGCCGAATCTGCGCCGCTACCTGAACGGCGTGGGCGGCATGTTCGCAACGCTCGTCGCGAAACTGAGCGCCCGCAACGAAGCGGAGCGCAGCGACGCCGCGCGCTGGGCGGCGCCGCTCGGCACGGCGCTCGTGATGGCGCAGTTCGTGCCGGAGCTCGGCAACGACGCGCGCCACGGCCGCATCTATGTGCCGATCGACGAATTGCAGCGTTACAACGTCACCGCCGCCGACCTCATCAACCGCCGCTACAGCCCCGAATTCACCGAGTTGATGCAATTCCAGACGGCGCGCGCACGTGAAGCCGTGCACGCCGCGCTCGACGCAATGCCGGCCGCCGCGCGTCGCGATCAACGTTGCCTGCGCGCGCTCGCGGCCCTGGAACTCGCCTTGCTCGACGAAGTGGAACGCGAGCAGTTTCAGGTGTTGCATCAGCAGATCGCGCTCACGCCGATCCGCAAACTGTGGATTGCATGGCGCGCCGCGCGCCGTGCCTGA